The following coding sequences are from one Capsicum annuum cultivar UCD-10X-F1 chromosome 3, UCD10Xv1.1, whole genome shotgun sequence window:
- the LOC124896802 gene encoding uncharacterized protein LOC124896802 yields the protein MSSLEVKTFKFISWAFKPCIDGFRTCCPVISVDGTYLYGKYEIKLLIVVGIDGNDNILPLAFAIVDGESKEAWKWFFRKLSAHVIKDREDVCIVSDRAKGILASLSELWQFQEPRTFHRFCVRHLKSNFQSYFPNKNLSDLMWNAASAHQVRKFKALMWEIREENEEAYEYLMQFSLDKWMISHDNRKKWRVLTTNLSESFNGLLKKARGLPVTAMVRLSLEQIVERYTRRSQTTHQLVEQKELWTSRFKVKWEKNYESSKRHFVFDWNISTGTYEVRSIQVDGTGGNSHRVSLNDKKCDYGKWANLHFPCSHVMKVTERMRGLARNFVSEHFTTKNYVATYSGSFPPVGHEAYCPSPSFI from the coding sequence ATGAGTTCGTTAGAGGTAAAAACGTTTAAATTTATATCTTGGGCTTTCAAGCCATGCATTGATGGATTCCGAACTTGTTGTCCTGTCATTTCAGTAGATGGAACCTATTTGTATggtaaatatgagataaaattattaattgttgTTGGAATTGATGGAAATGATAACATTCTTCCTCTAGCATTTGCTATTGTTGATGGGGAATCGAAAGAGGCATGGAAATggttttttagaaaactaagcgCACATGTAATAAAGGATAGAGAAGATGTATGTATTGTCTCTGATAGGGCAAAAGGAATCTTAGCTAGTTTATCGGAGTTGTGGCAATTCCAGGAGCCTCGGACCTTTCATCGATTTTGCGTAAGACATCTTAAGAGTAACTTTCAATCTTATTTTCCAAACAAGAACCTCAGTGATCTGATGTGGAATGCTGCATCGGCTCATCAAGTAAGGAAGTTCAAAGCTTTGATGTGGGAAATCagggaagaaaatgaagaagcaTATGAATATCTCATGCAATTTTCATTGGACAAATGGATGATTAGCCATgataatagaaaaaaatggaGAGTGTTGACAACAAATCTTTCAGAGTCTTTCAACGGTCTTCTAAAGAAAGCTCGAGGATTGCCTGTCACTGCCATGGTGAGACTTTCATTGGAGCAAATAGTTGAACGGTATACCCGTAGATCTCAAACAACGCACCAACTTGTAGAGCAAAAGGAATTATGGACAAGCAGGTTCAAAGTAAAGTGGGAGAAGAACTATGAAAGTTCAAAAAGACACTTTGTTTTTGATTGGAATATATCCACTGGGACATATGAGGTTAGATCTATTCAAGTTGATGGTACTGGTGGTAATTCTCATCGTGTTTCACTAAATGATAAAAAATGTGATTATGGAAAATGGGCTAATTTGCACTTTCCGTGTTCACATGTCATGAAGGTTACTGAAAGAATGAGAGGGCTAGCTAGAAATTTTGTTAGCGAGCATTTCACAACAAAGAATTATGTTGCTACATATTCTGGGTCATTCCCACCGGTTGGGCACGAGGCATATTGTCCATCTCCAAGTTTTATATGA